A portion of the Manihot esculenta cultivar AM560-2 chromosome 2, M.esculenta_v8, whole genome shotgun sequence genome contains these proteins:
- the LOC110609218 gene encoding sorting nexin 2A, translating to MMGSENQDIEEAHMHASRDEMENLVLDEPSNNNSNGTKSFSDYRSAMSSLADTYHPLSPPMTAPADSDPLLAPSSFRDLRNPNIATDNSSYIEPPSYSDVIFSPFDENAVNEVNGAGSPGRSSDSSVCFSRSPSSSSEYIKITVSNPQKEQETSNSLVPGGNAYVTYLITTRTSMPGLNGSEFSVRRRFKDVVTLSDRLAESYRGFFIPPRPDKSVVESQVMQKQEFVEQRRVALEKYLRRLAGHPVISKSDELRVFLQVQGKLPLPTSTDVASRMLDGAVKLPKQLFGESVAVAPHEVVQPAKGGRDLLRLFKELKQSVSNDWGGSKPPVVEEDKEFLEKKERMHDLEQQLSNASQQAESLVKAQQDMGETMGELGLAFIKLTKFENEEATLNSQRVRAADMKNVATAAVKASRFYRELNAQTVKHLDTFHEYLGLMLSVHGAFSDRSSALLTVQTLISDLSSLHSRAEKLETASSKIFGGDKSRIRKIEELKETIRATEDAKHVAIREYERIKENNRSELERLDRERRADFSNMLKGFVLNQVGYAEKIANVWAKVAEETSAYARESIV from the exons ATGATGGGATCGGAAAACCAGGACATTGAGGAAGCTCATATGCACGCATCTCGAGATGAAATGGAGAATCTCGTCCTCGACGAACCTTCCAATAACAACAGCAACGGCACCAAATCTTTTTCCGATTACCGTAGCGCCATGTCATCACTCGCCGATACTTACCACCCTCTATCGCCGCCGATGACGGCGCCGGCTGACTCTGATCCCCTGCTTGCTCCTTCGTCCTTTCGTGATCTCCGAAACCCTAATATCGCAACCGATAACTCGTCTTACATTGAGCCGCCGTCCTATTCCGATGTCATTTTCAGTCCGTTCGATGAAAACGCGGTCAACGAAGTCAACGGCGCTGGTAGCCCTGGTCGTTCTTCCGATTCTTCTGTTTGTTTCTCGAGGTCCCCGTCCTCCAGCTCCGAGTATATCAAAATAACAGTCTCGAATCCACAGAAGGagcaagaaacttctaattctCTCGTTCCAGGAGGTAACGCTTATGTTACGTATCTAATTACGACGAGAACGAGCATGCCAGGGCTTAACGGATCTGAATTTAGCGTACGGAGGCGATTTAAAGATGTGGTTACTTTATCAGATCGATTAGCAGAGTCTTATCGAGGGTTTTTTATTCCTCCGAGGCCGGACAAGAGTGTGGTGGAGAGCCAAGTGATGCAGAAGCAGGAGTTTGTCGAGCAGAGGAGAGTGGCATTAGAAAAATACTTGAGGAGACTCGCCGGGCATCCAGTGATTAGCAAAAGTGATGAACTGAGGGTATTCTTACAGGTTCAAGGGAAGCTGCCGTTGCCAACGAGTACTGATGTAGCTTCAAGGATGCTTGATGGTGCAGTGAAGTTGCCGAAGCAGTTGTTTGGAGAGAGTGTGGCAGTGGCGCCACACGAAGTTGTGCAGCCGGCAAAAGGAGGTAGGGATTTGTTACGGCTATTCAAGGAGTTGAAGCAGTCAGTATCTAATGACTGGGGAGGATCAAAGCCACCTGTTGTTGAGGAAGATAAGGAGTTTTTAGAGAAGAAAGAGAGGATGCATGATCTCGAGCAACAACTCAGCAATGCTTCTCAGCag GCTGAATCGCTGGTTAAAGCCCAACAAGATATGGGGGAGACAATGGGAGAATTAGGATTAGCATTTATAAAATTGACTAAATTTGAGAATGAGGAGGCTACCTTAAACTCTCAGAGAGTTAGAGCTGCTGACATGAAAAATGTGGCGACAGCTGCAGTTAAAGCAAGCCGATTCTACCGGGAGTTAAATGCGCAGACTGTCAAGCATTTG GATACGTTTCATGAATACCTTGGACTGATGTTGTCTGTCCATGGTGCATTCTCAGACCGTTCTAGTGCTTTGTTGACTGTGCAAACTCTTATATCTGATTTGTCGTCATTGCATTCGAGGGCCGAAAAACTTGAAACTGCATCATCAAAGATATTTGGTGGTGACAAATCTAGGATTCGCAAGATAGAGGAGTTGAAGGAAACCATCAGAGCCACTGAGGATGCAAAACATGTTGCAATTAGAGAATATGAACGGATCAAG GAGAATAACAGAAGTGAACTAGAAAGGCTTGACAGAGAAAGGCGTGCTGACTTCTCGAACATGTTGAAGGGGTTTGTTCTTAATCAG GTGGGATATGCTGAGAAGATTGCAAACGTATGGGCAAAGGTTGCGGAAGAGACAAGTGCATATGCGAGAGAGAGCATTGTGTAA